A segment of the Leptospira hartskeerlii genome:
CGTCTCCAGGAGTATCTTCCATTCCGGATGCATCGAATGCAGCAAAAGGATCATCTCCACCTGAGCTTGTAGGAGCTTCGAAATCTTCTAGCCCTTCTTCTCCGCCCATACCTGCGAACGGATCTTCCGATGAATCGGAAGTTCCAGCGCCGAAGTCGTCCATTCCTAGATCAGAATCTGCAAATGGATCTGCACTTGGAGTAGAACCGAAGTCTTCGGTAGGAGAAGTATCAAAAGGAGTATCTAGTGCAGGGGCAGAATCGAACCCACCGAATGGGTCTTCTTCATTTGTAGGAGCCCCGAAATCTTCCAGTTCTGCTGCTGGTTCGGAAGGAGAGCCAAAATCATCTAGTCCCGAATCCGCAAATGGGTCTGATTCCGGCTCTGGAGTTGCAAAATCTCCGAAATCGTCGGACGCTGTAGGAGCTTCGTCAAATCCTCCAAAAGGATCTTCTTCCGCATCGGCACTTGATTCGCTTGCTCCTTGCGAAGGCTCAGTTAATAATTCATCTAGATCGATATCATCGTCTTCAGAGAAGGATAATGGCTTTGGCTTTTGGGTAGGCTCGGCTTCTTCTTCGTCGCCAAGATCGAAACTGTCTTCGGATCCTTCTTCCGGTTGGTCCTCATCGTCGTCCCCAATAGATATAGGAACGCCGTATCCCATCTTCTCGCGGAACGAGGAAAGCATAGGATTCAAATCTTCGGAGGATTCCGGATTCTTGTTCAACGGATCCAAGATGGAGCGGATCTGATCCAGTTCCTGTTCTGAATAATCAGCCATAAAGTCCTTCCAATAGTATCGGCTGGTCTTAGAAAGAGCAAAGATTTTTTCCTTATGTCGGATCTAGGACAGGCCCCGGAAATACGCTTAGGGTTTCCGGGAAAACCTACGACAATCGATTTATGGTGCATAAAGCCAAGGCAGTTGCCTTACTTACCTTGATATTGACCTTCGCCCTTGCTGCGGAAGAGGCAGAAGATTGGATCGGAGCCTTCCGGTCAGTGGATTATGAGGAAGGAGAAGAAGCCCTTCCTGAAGAAAAAATTTATTATTTCTGGCAATTGGAAAATTTGAGAAAGGCTGTCCCGCCTAGATTTATCCGATTTGTGGATACATTCTCCGCATTAAAGACCGGAAAATTATTAAACCGCGGAGTTTTATTCAGTTATGAGGGTCTTGCAAACGACGAGGTAAGCGTTTGCGGAGAATTCAGTCATTGGCAATGTGTTTCCTTACAGAAGAATGATAAGGGAATATTTTACGGAGTAGTGGACATCCACGGAGACCAACTCTATGAAGCAAAACCAGCCTATGAATACAAGTTTAAGGTAGACGGTATCTTTACACATGATCCTGAAAACCCGGACACTGTAGAAGATGGAGAAGGTTCTTTAGTTTCCAGGATCGCATTCAGAGAAGGCGGACCTAATAAACAGACAAGCACCAGGGTCTTAGAAGATTCTCCTTACGAAGAAAAAGAATTTAGAACAGTCGAATTCAGAATTTATCAACCCCAAGCTGAGTCGGTGAGTCTGATCGGAGATTTTAATCATTGGGATCCGGAGTCCGATTTTTTGATCAAAGAAAGGAATGGAACCTTTAGAGTAGTCAAAAAATTAAAACCGGGTGAATACCAATACAACTTCTTAGTAGATGGAAAGATCGTAGTGGATACTTATAATCCTCTGACAGTGTTAAGAGAAGACACAGGAGAGATCTCTTCCGCATTATTAGTTCCTACAAGAACCGGAGTTTTGGAAAGAAAGAAGATTGACCCCTAAGGCATAAAACGGATTCTTTAGATCCGTTCTATGGAAAAGTTGCGTCTCTCCGTATATTTTGTGATCGGGATAATCATTATCCTGATCGTATTCACCCTTCTTAAAAGTTGGTTTGTATACGACCGAGGGATCGAGCTCGCAAAACATCCGTCTAACAGTATCCAGACTGTATATGTGGAACCGGATGACGACCTGGTGGAACATTCTTCCGTAGTTTGGGGAAAATTTTTATATTATCCACTCGGACTTAATCGGGACAGGGAAAACTTCGGTCCTCGTAAAACATTAAATCATGCCCAAAATCTTGTATTCGTAGATCTTCAAACAGGAAGGAACCGCAAGGTATTTAATAAAAGCGTTTATATCTGGGATTATTTTTACGGAGCAGAACCTGAAAAGTTGAGTTCAGATTCAGAAGCCCAAGAAGTTTCAGAAGATGTATTTTCAGGTTTAAAAACTGGAAAAAAATTCGTGATCGTTGGAATGCCTGAAGACACAAACAAAGACGGATATCTGAACCAAAAGGATTCCAAAAAAGTCTTTGTATACGATCCGAACTCTGACGAACTACTTCCAATTCTTCCCAAAAAATTCTATTTGGAAAAAATCCTTCCGGACACTCCAGAAAATAAACTTGTTATGATCGTAAAAAGGGAAGAAGAGTCCGGCCCCAACAAAAAGAAGCCGAATCTTCCTACATTATATATTTATGATACTCTTCAAAAAAGAGGTCAGATGATAGATCGCCCATAGGCTCCTCGGCTTGCTCGGAGCAGGATCCTCGGCTCACTCGGATCAAGCTCCTCGGTTAGCTTGGAATAAATTTATTCTTCTTGAGCTTCTAACCATCTTTCAGCTTCGAGTGCTGCCATACATCCGGAGCCCGCAGCAGTGATCGCCTGTCGATATGTTTTATCTTGAACATCCCCTGCGGCAAATACACCGTCTACACTTGTGCGAGTGGTACCTGGAACAGTTTTGATATAACCTGTTTCATCCAGATCCAATTGGCCTTCGAAAATTTCAGTATTAGGCTTATGACCGATCGCGTAGAATAAACCACCCACAGCTAGTTCTTTTGTTTTTCCAGTGGTAAGTTCTTTTACGGAAAGGGAAGTAAGTTGGTTTCCATTTCCTTGTGCGCCTTCTACAGCAGTATTCCAGATAATTTCTATTTTTGGATGAGTGGTTGCTCTTTTCTGCATGATCTTAGAAGCTCTTAAAGAATCTCTTCTGTGGATCAAATACACTTTGGATGCAAACTTGGTTAAGTGTGCCGCTTCTTCAACCGCGGAATCTCCTCCGCCGACAACTGCTAATTCCTTGTTTCTGTAAATAGGAAGAGCGCCGTCACAAACCGCACATGCAGAAATTCCTTTTTGCCAATAAGAATCTTCACCTGGGATGAACATTCTTTTTGCAGTGGCGCCTGTTGCGATGATCACAGTCTCTGCTTCTATCAATTCATCGTCTGACCAAATACGGAAAGGTCTTTTGGAGAAGTCGACTTTTGTGATTGTCTGGGTGATAATTTTAGTGCCATATTTTTCAGATTGAGCGCGGAACAAATTCGTAAGTTGCGTTCCATCTATTCCTTCCGGAAAGCCTGGAAAATTTTCTACCTCAGTGGTAGTGGTGAGCTGACCGCCTGCTGCGATTCCTCCCGCCATAAATCCTTCGTACATAACAGGGTTTAAATTCGCTCTGGCTGCATAAATTGCTGCAGTATGACCCGCAGGGCCGGATCCAATGATGACTACTTTATGGGGCATCTCATTTCCTCTAATAATTTAGAATGATTCTAAATTGATTTTATTTTTAGACTGGGGAATTGTAAAGTAGATCTTTTTTTTCGAGAAGAAAGAGTCGGAATTCCAACAGTCCCTTTCCTAGATGAATTGTCTTGTCATCCGGGTAGGAATCCAAATGCTATCCAGTATTCATGGATTTCGCCAAAAAATCGTTTTTCGGCCTAGTTTTTTTGATCTTAATCTTCCTCGGAACCGAAGCCGGTTTGGTTCTATTGCGCAGTCCTTCTCTCCAATATTATAGAGATCTCAAACTCATCCATAGTTTTCATCCAGATTATTACGTGGCTTTAGAGCCTGGCGGATCCAAATATATCAGCCATTTTGCAGGTAAATGGGAAGGCCAGTTCAGTATCAACTCACTCGGCCTAAGAGGAAAAGAAGAACCAATCCCAGGAAAACCAAAACTTCTTTGTTTAGGTGATAGTTTGGTAATGGGATTCGGAGTAGGTGACTCTGATACATTCTGCCAACTCTTAGATGGGATCCAATTAAAGGGAGAAGCAAGACAGGCCTTAAATCTGGGAGTCGATGCTTACGGATCCAGAGGTTCCTACTACAGACTTAAAGATATTTCTTCTAAACTGGATAACGTAAAGGAAGTTCTCTTCTTTATCTCTCCAAACGATTTCGATATGCCGGAAGTTCTAGCAAAAAAAGGAATATTACCCGACGACCAAACGGATGCGATCCGAGAAAAAGATCCGAACTATGCCAGAAATTTTAAATTACAATTTATTTTAACAAGAATTTCTTATACACTCCAAGCGCTTAAACTTGCTTATGAACAGATCCAAGTTACGTTTGCAGTCACAAAACTTTCCGTATGTAAAGAGTTAGATTCGGTAGGGTTTTATAGATGTAATTTACTGGATGGAGATCAAGTTTCCTCAGGACCTAAACATGCTTCCGGAAATGTAGTTTCTTATTTTAAATCTTCCTTTTTCAGAACTATTAAAAGGCCAAACTGCGAT
Coding sequences within it:
- the trxB gene encoding thioredoxin-disulfide reductase — protein: MPHKVVIIGSGPAGHTAAIYAARANLNPVMYEGFMAGGIAAGGQLTTTTEVENFPGFPEGIDGTQLTNLFRAQSEKYGTKIITQTITKVDFSKRPFRIWSDDELIEAETVIIATGATAKRMFIPGEDSYWQKGISACAVCDGALPIYRNKELAVVGGGDSAVEEAAHLTKFASKVYLIHRRDSLRASKIMQKRATTHPKIEIIWNTAVEGAQGNGNQLTSLSVKELTTGKTKELAVGGLFYAIGHKPNTEIFEGQLDLDETGYIKTVPGTTRTSVDGVFAAGDVQDKTYRQAITAAGSGCMAALEAERWLEAQEE
- a CDS encoding carbohydrate-binding module 48, giving the protein MVHKAKAVALLTLILTFALAAEEAEDWIGAFRSVDYEEGEEALPEEKIYYFWQLENLRKAVPPRFIRFVDTFSALKTGKLLNRGVLFSYEGLANDEVSVCGEFSHWQCVSLQKNDKGIFYGVVDIHGDQLYEAKPAYEYKFKVDGIFTHDPENPDTVEDGEGSLVSRIAFREGGPNKQTSTRVLEDSPYEEKEFRTVEFRIYQPQAESVSLIGDFNHWDPESDFLIKERNGTFRVVKKLKPGEYQYNFLVDGKIVVDTYNPLTVLREDTGEISSALLVPTRTGVLERKKIDP
- a CDS encoding LA_2490 family SGNH/GDSL-type esterase produces the protein MDFAKKSFFGLVFLILIFLGTEAGLVLLRSPSLQYYRDLKLIHSFHPDYYVALEPGGSKYISHFAGKWEGQFSINSLGLRGKEEPIPGKPKLLCLGDSLVMGFGVGDSDTFCQLLDGIQLKGEARQALNLGVDAYGSRGSYYRLKDISSKLDNVKEVLFFISPNDFDMPEVLAKKGILPDDQTDAIREKDPNYARNFKLQFILTRISYTLQALKLAYEQIQVTFAVTKLSVCKELDSVGFYRCNLLDGDQVSSGPKHASGNVVSYFKSSFFRTIKRPNCDSDITPTSAVFGAMCPEPVPSHVSCVDSAPSFETLPALPDLTQEYYQKMIDLAKERGFKLVPVILPIQIEEIYCYNNGKYHPLENYATRASSFFEKRGVKVLRFKKETSSMCGFDQNGKKFGILDHYIPEDGHFTKRGNIWAADSLKAKLKETDLAL